The DNA region ACTTTGCGATGACGCTTTGCGCCACCCTTTCCAAGACCTTTGCCTCCTTTACCTCTGCCAGACATCTTGTGCTTTTTTACCAGTAACGGTGGGAAGATTATGTATTGGATGTGTCGTGCAACTCGTACTAGTATCCAAAGAGCGGACGTTGCTGAAAACTACTAAGCACCGCCCCTTCAATATCCCTCCTTTTTCTGAAAAGAGATTGCGGGCATTTCGCGTCAATACCTCATCAAAAATGAGGAACTTTTTTCTATATGTTTCAAAGGTTAGACTGTAGGCTATACCAAGTAGCCTATACATGGTTTAATGACCAACCTGAGTAAATCTCAGTTAACCTAAGTTAACTGGTAGGCTATatctcctaatagaagagctctaTGGCTTAATTTGCCAAACAAACCAATGCCATTGTGTAAGGTCTACCACTTACTCTGAatcaactaaagcctacctcacactgacaagatttgggaaagattcttgaaagattgtagtcgttcaatcttgtcagtgtaaggtaggctttgcTCATGATTTTCACTAAACCACGTGGAGTACCCCCCAGCCCAGATTGTTCTTTGtattgcataggcctacttgtggGGTAGGCTAAAGTTTCGGATCAGCTTACAAACACTATCAATCTAATTAAACTCAGGACATATatcgttatatatatataatatagtcCAAGTAGCGAACCTAAGgaaatacatttgtttgttattgttgtttttattatcattattggtGTTAGGAATATAAACCCTAAAAGTGTTCACTTGTTGCACATTGACTGTGCTACAATACAAGGCTACAGCTGAGATGTAGCAACATTTGGCCTACTCACAAACTGTTTTGTCTGCAACTGAACATTTGATACTCACATCAGAGAGagatcacaaacacatacagtttaTACGGTACATTCAATGTTTTActtgtggggtgtcctacgaagcaagttagacaaatctaggttatctagacatatcgaggctgcacaaagcctcaactcgggtattaagttaagtgatcctacgacagcaggtatgtgataaatttgtcaaactaggctttcagctcagatctgtgcgcgttctcgtggttggggtgattttgaccaatcgggaaacgtggagacgcacaagacagcctaggtttaaaaacgattacttccgcatttatgagcggtagcgaaatctagggtggtcttttttagtgtctaacctataacatcaaaaagtcgatggtcatcagacattgtatggcatgcatgtccacagtagtgacatatttgcacgcacaacatacttaaaagcgccttcgagattcaaaatgtttgcagaggcggggccgaacctgttcaaagtatgacagattagcacacgtgagataacttcgttgttcaagataatggattggttagaattggtcagagggcggtgatatttcacgatttgagctaaaactaagcacataacccgctcccgagcaggtttggttgcgagcataagataccatggtgatacagcgacgctaaaacaaatccactttcgtatgacagcataccctggttttgagcgcaacatacctcgctaagccactaatcgagcttcgtaggacaccccataGGTCACTTGGTATCATAACAATGTATCACATACATAACCCAGCAACAGTTAACAGAGGAGGGCTTTTAGCAGATTCTCTGAGCATCGAGTATGTCATTGGTCAGTAACTCATTCGTTTGCTCTGCTTAGGAGAAAACAACAGTAAATTGGTTTTACTGAAGGCATGCTGTGTGGATACATTGGATTCTCATAAAACCACTATGATGCGAGCTAGGGCGAAATGTTGTCGTTAATATGTATAAGATATGAAAGTGTGAAAATACAGACTACTTCAACAGAGACCCCGATGCGTAAAAGGTACGATGtgatagcctaggcctacactgtCCTAAGAGGGCGCCTATATCATCCAAAAATATGAGCAGAGTGAATACATTCTTGTGTGAACATTGGTAAGCTTAGATCTTTTTTCTAAATAAGTGCAATGATTCCTGTCATTCATCCCCTTTTCATGGTGGGGGAAAAAGAGCGGGAACAGCGGATAGAGCGTAGTGTTAAACAAAAGGTGCAGTGGGCGACGCCGACTTTTCAGACGGACCATCCCCTGGGCTTTAAAGTTACTAACCCTTGTCTATTGGTCGTGTGCGCCAAGGGGCGTGAGTGACACGCCCGTCAGACATTGTATATATAGGGTCGAATCTCTGTTCACATCACTGTCGTTTTCATTTGAGAGATCAGTGAAAGCAAGATGCCTGAGCCAGCGAAGTCCGCCCCGAAAAAGGGATCCAAGAAAGCCGTGACCAAGGCGGCTGGAAAAGGAGGCAAGAAGCGCAGAAAGTCCAGGAAGGAGAGCTATGCTATCTACATCTACAAAGTAATGAAGCAGGTTCATCCTGATACCGGTATCTCTTCCAAGGCGATGGGTATCATGAACTCCTTCGTGAACGACATCTTCGAGCGCATTGCTGGAGAGTCCTCCCGCTTGGCTCACTACAACAAACGCTCCACCATCTCCTCCAGGGAGATCCAGACCGCAGTGCGTCTGCTTCTGCCCGGTGAGCTGGCCAAGCACGCCGTCTCTGAAGGAACCAAGGCTGTCACCAAGTACACCAGCTCTAAGTAAAGTGTACTACACCGTTAAcccaaaggctcttttaagagccacccactTGTCCTATGAAAAGTCACTTCCAATGTCTTGACTGAATGAATCTGCCTTGTTGGCCATGTTTGCCTGGGCAAACAAATTGTCTGTAGATCCTTTTTGAAAGTCACTCAAAGACAACACCTTTACATTGCCTAGCCTATCTGATTGTTTACACAAAACGTGGCTCAGTTTAATTAGTTTTAAAGACGCGTATTGAGCCATCTGGAGAACTTATTTCGTGATAACTGTTCCATATACTGAGCACGCCAAGAGGAAAACTCACTGCCTGAGGAGAATCTGCCATCCCATTCGGAGCCAATCAAACGCATTCAAAAGAGAATCCAGTTAAATGTAGGTTTTGATCCGCTTTGAcaggatttgggaaagattattgACAAATGTCAATATTTTACCTAATGCACCACATTCAAGCTTCagtcaaaagactacaatctttcaagaatctttcccaaatcttgtcatagttgtttggtgtaaggaggCCCTAACGTGTAGCTGACCCCCCTCGTCTGTGCGTCCAAGGCTGACTTCTCTTGAGTCAAGCCTTCATACAATTTAACACTCACATAAATTACACATAGCATGAAGTCACTACAACCTCAACATATCAGCGTGAACTGTCTTTAAAAGCGAATGAGGGTTGCCATAGTAAGTGGCTTCGAATTAAAGCTGTGAACATAAATGCCTTAAACTAGAGTGCCCATTGTTCCCATCCGCGGTAGCCATTCTGGTTCTGTCTGCAGGAGAGCGGTGACCATTCGGAGTCTAGTGCTAGTGGTATTCTGTAGTTCAattcattaggcctatttaGTTAAGTGTGCCCATgtctgatatatatatatatatatatatatatatataaagcacatataaaGCACACCAAACCATCTAACGCCTGCAGTCTAACTGCAGATGGTGAAAAAAAACACGGACCCCAAAATACAAGCATCTCCCCTTTCGACAATATTCCTGGAACCTCTTTGTCTAACCTGAGCAATGAGGTTGCAATGGCCTCATGTTTCTGTAACTTTATTTTTCGTCCGATCATATTTAGGCTACTGGCCTGAATAAGAGTAGGCTATTGCTTAATCCACACGAGGGGCTTTCCTTCGATatgcatttttattattattattattactattattatttcacTGATGTTCTAAAAGTGAGGGAAGTTGACAAAGAAGGGGGATAGCGAGTGTCGTGGGCGGAGCTGGCTGTACAGAGAGACCGCCCCCTACTATTGAAACTAACCAACCCATTGGTTGATTTAGGAGGGAAATCATTACGCAATCTGGTTTTGCCCAGTTTCGGCTATGAATTAGAATAGGGCGTTGTATAAATAAGCGGCAAACACAGCATTGAGGTATCGTAGAAGAATCGAGAGCACCAGCAGCATGCCTGAACCAGCGAAGTCCGCCCCGAAAAAGGGATCCAAGAAAGCCGTGACCAAGGCGGCTGGAAAAGGAGGCAAGAAACGCAGAAAGTCCAGGAAGGAGAGCTATGCTATCTACATCTATAAAGTCATGAAGCAGGTCCATCCTGATACCGGTATCTCTTCCAAGGCGATGGGTATTATGAACTCCTTCGTGAACGATATCTTCGAGCGCATTGCTGGAGAGTCCTCTCGCCTGGCGCACTACAACAAGCGCTCTACCATCTCTTCCAGGGAGATCCAGACTGCAGTGCGTCTGCTTCTGCCCGGTGAGCTGGCCAAGCACGCCGTCTCTGAGGGAACAAAGGCCGTCACCAAGTACACCAGCTCCAAGTAAAACGACTGCAGGAAGTCCTAAcccaaaggctcttttaagagccccCACGTTGTCTTTGAAAAGCACTATTTCTTACGATCTGTAGAGGTTCAAAGAACTGCTTTAGCTCCTActtttacaaataaataacgaGCATATTAATAGTTGTTTATCGGTTGTGAGTTCTGAAGTAGAGTTTTGGGTTTATTCCGCTGGTACTAttaccttttttctttttgtccatCAGTTTTGTCATTACGTTGTAATCTCGTATTTGTATGGACTGTCATTTTCACTAAATTACATTTTGTATCACTACATGCACATACAGGGCTGCGTTTAAGTCAAAGACAACCAGCGCGTTTACGTGTGAATGTGGTTGTGCTGCTACTTACTACTATAGTTTACACGTTGCATGTCAAGGAATATGATCGCCCACAAGGAGCACATCAAATAGTGGGTTACGCAATAGCAAAATGTAGCTTTCTTGGAACTGCATGCGCCTCCTTCCTTGTTGTATAGACTTGATGTATCTCTAGTACCGCTAGGTGGAGCTCTGAGCCTTGCAATGATCACCCATGTGACCAATCATCTGCCTCAGAGTAGCCTATGCGCAACTTTTATCAAAAAGTCCCATGGGATTTCAGTCAGATTTTGGAATCCTATCGGAGTGTCCAAAATCAACTTCCAAAATCAGACTGGAGTTCTATAAGATTGTCAATCCTAAACATCTGGAATACATTAGGACTTTTTGATAAGGGAATAAGATGATACTGTTGACCACCACAATCTTAAGAACTCAGTTTTGTCTTACAGCATGCAACATACTGAGAAAAACACTTCTGGAATGTTTGTTTTAGCAACAACacactaacctgactttcgccagatcctgtagttcgctgtctgcttcagtgTAACGCCtctggagcatggcggaactacaagggtctggcgagagtcaggctaacaacacactgcacaaatATCAAATCAACTGTTTTGATTTGTATGGTATTTCCAAACATGCTCTTTGAATGATG from Sardina pilchardus chromosome 1, fSarPil1.1, whole genome shotgun sequence includes:
- the LOC134087828 gene encoding histone H2B-like, whose amino-acid sequence is MPEPAKSAPKKGSKKAVTKAAGKGGKKRRKSRKESYAIYIYKVMKQVHPDTGISSKAMGIMNSFVNDIFERIAGESSRLAHYNKRSTISSREIQTAVRLLLPGELAKHAVSEGTKAVTKYTSSKIFHQ
- the LOC134087891 gene encoding histone H2B-like, with the translated sequence MPEPAKSAPKKGSKKAVTKAAGKGGKKRRKSRKESYAIYIYKVMKQVHPDTGISSKAMGIMNSFVNDIFERIAGESSRLAHYNKRSTISSREIQTAVRLLLPGELAKHAVSEGTKAVTKYTSSK